One genomic segment of [Phormidium] sp. ETS-05 includes these proteins:
- a CDS encoding sodium:solute symporter family protein, which translates to MQILDYIIVIAYLVAILAFGFILEKKASAGLDSYFLGDRNLPWWALGASGMASSTDIAGTMVITALIYALGTKGFFIEIRGGIVLVMAFFMIFMGKWTRRSQVMTLAEWMRLRFGEEREGKIARFISAAANLIIAVWIISYFAVGGGKFFGEIIGMNDRLAAIIMIGISMIYTVMSGFYGVIWTDVFQGVLIFIAIAYVCIVAMQTVTLPPEFAVSVPLGDGKFEEITANLADWSSILPPMNLDLPGQYGIYNLFGVTVFFYLLKTCLEGFSGVGGYMSQRYLAAKSDREAGLLSLFWIILLSFRWPLVTGFAVLGIHYGITTENIIADPELVLPFVLKTYIPIGVKGLLVASFIAAAMSTFDSIINASAAYWVKDIYQAYINREANEPQLILQSRLASVAVVVLGLLFSFPVGDINDIWGWLTLAFGSGLFVPLLLRWYWWRFNGYGFALGTLTGMAAAIITKLLGIPLPEYANFLVPSGCSLLGCLLGTMLTPPTDTAVLDNFYKVTRPFGFWHPIRQQLPPNIQAKIKSENTRDIVATLIAVPWQLVLFMTGMMFVMKQWDNFGVLLLVLILLSIGLYFTWFRHLSKEVKME; encoded by the coding sequence GGATTTATCTTGGAGAAGAAGGCGTCGGCGGGTTTGGATTCGTATTTTTTGGGCGATCGCAACCTGCCTTGGTGGGCTCTGGGGGCCTCTGGGATGGCTTCTAGCACCGATATCGCCGGTACGATGGTGATTACTGCCCTCATTTACGCTTTGGGCACCAAAGGTTTTTTCATAGAAATTCGCGGCGGTATTGTCCTCGTAATGGCCTTTTTTATGATTTTTATGGGCAAGTGGACCCGCCGATCGCAAGTGATGACTTTAGCCGAATGGATGCGGTTACGCTTCGGAGAAGAGCGGGAAGGTAAAATCGCTCGCTTTATTAGCGCGGCGGCGAATCTGATAATTGCTGTTTGGATTATCAGTTATTTTGCTGTCGGTGGCGGTAAGTTTTTTGGTGAAATTATCGGCATGAATGACCGCTTAGCTGCTATCATTATGATAGGCATATCCATGATATACACGGTAATGAGCGGCTTTTACGGGGTAATTTGGACTGATGTATTTCAAGGTGTCTTAATTTTTATCGCCATTGCCTATGTTTGCATTGTCGCGATGCAAACTGTCACTTTGCCCCCAGAATTTGCGGTATCTGTCCCTCTCGGAGATGGCAAATTTGAGGAAATCACTGCTAATTTAGCCGATTGGAGTTCGATTTTACCGCCGATGAATCTGGATTTACCGGGACAGTATGGGATTTACAATCTATTCGGAGTGACGGTGTTCTTTTACCTGCTGAAAACTTGTTTGGAAGGGTTCAGCGGCGTGGGGGGATATATGAGCCAGCGGTATCTGGCGGCGAAGAGCGATCGCGAAGCAGGACTCCTCTCATTATTCTGGATTATCTTGCTCTCGTTTCGCTGGCCTTTAGTCACCGGTTTTGCGGTTTTGGGCATCCACTACGGCATCACCACGGAAAACATTATCGCCGACCCGGAATTAGTTTTGCCCTTCGTTCTCAAAACCTACATTCCGATCGGAGTAAAAGGCTTACTCGTCGCTAGCTTTATCGCCGCTGCCATGTCCACCTTTGATTCTATCATTAATGCCAGCGCCGCTTACTGGGTGAAAGATATCTATCAAGCCTACATCAATCGCGAAGCCAATGAGCCACAGCTCATCCTCCAAAGTCGCCTCGCTTCCGTCGCCGTAGTGGTTCTAGGATTATTGTTTAGTTTTCCTGTGGGTGATATTAACGATATTTGGGGTTGGCTCACCTTGGCATTTGGTTCGGGACTGTTTGTCCCCCTGTTGCTGCGGTGGTACTGGTGGCGGTTTAACGGTTATGGTTTTGCTCTGGGGACTTTAACCGGGATGGCAGCAGCAATTATCACGAAATTGCTGGGTATTCCTCTGCCGGAATATGCTAATTTTCTGGTGCCCAGCGGTTGCTCTTTGCTGGGGTGCCTTCTGGGGACTATGCTCACTCCTCCCACGGATACCGCCGTTTTGGATAACTTCTATAAAGTCACCCGTCCTTTTGGCTTTTGGCACCCGATTCGTCAACAGCTACCGCCCAATATCCAGGCGAAAATCAAATCGGAAAATACCCGCGATATTGTGGCAACTTTGATTGCCGTTCCCTGGCAGTTGGTGTTATTTATGACGGGGATGATGTTCGTGATGAAGCAGTGGGATAATTTTGGGGTTTTACTCCTGGTGTTGATTTTGTTGTCTATTGGTCTGTATTTTACTTGGTTCCGCCACTTGTCTAAGGAGGTGAAAATGGAATAG